One window from the genome of Bacillus rossius redtenbacheri isolate Brsri chromosome 10, Brsri_v3, whole genome shotgun sequence encodes:
- the LOC134535635 gene encoding putative serine protease K12H4.7, whose amino-acid sequence MHLFGMVCVLLTSALCSEAARWRSTRGRHFVHRGHRTPAWSRETSPTAQWFRQELDHFNATNTATWNQKYYVSKRHHRSGGPVFLYINGEDAADPGWFENAAWMEYAEEFHALCFIVEHRFYGDSRPTRDLSVEHLRYLSSEQALADFAAFVRGMQTKYSLPASTKWVAFGGSYAGALAAWLRLKYPDRVHAAVSSSGTLLAVADFQDFYGTVVSSLSTSGEGCVEAIQSATTEMSSLLGSSGGQESVKKLFGMCSGFDAGSLLDAGSLYCVLADGVADVVQDNNNDKPSWDSSSTDVDAMCRVMTNASVGSPAQRYSALTALTTGSGEDDCADYSYRSTVDYVLDTAWGGAGDGDRQWMYQTCTEFGFFGTSSLAPHVFGDKFPLEYFVQQCSDVFGSRFNATSLNAGVKRTNKIYGGRSIQVSNVVFVQGSIDPWHTLGITHSNSNSSPAIFIKDTSHCADMLGTSSTDLPQLTAARAQIRGYLRQWLSA is encoded by the exons ATGCACTTGTTCGGAATGGTTTGCGTGCTCTTGACGAGCGCCCTGTGCAGCGAGGCCGCAAGATGGCGCTCCACACGCGGCAGACACTTTGTGCATAGAGGTCACAGGACTCCTGCTTGGAGCAGAGAGACTTCGCCGACTGCACAGTGGTTCAGGCAGGAACTCGACCACTTCAACGCGACGAACACCGCCACTTGGAACCAG AAGTACTACGTGAGCAAGCGGCACCACCGCAGCGGGGGGCCCGTCTTCCTGTACATCAACGGCGAGGACGCGGCCGACCCGGGCTGGTTCGAGAACGCGGCGTGGATGGAGTACGCCGAGGAGTTCCACGCCCTGTGCTTCATCGTGGAGCACCGCTTCTACGGCGACAGTCGCCCGACGAG AGACCTCAGCGTGGAGCACCTGCGCTACCTGAGCAGCGAGCAGGCCCTCGCAGACTTCGCGGCCTTCGTGCGCGGCATGCAGACCAAGTACAGCCTGCCGGCGAGCACCAAGTGGGTGGCCTTCGGGGGCTCGTACGCCGGGGCGCTGGCCGCCTGGCTGCGCCTCAAGTACCCGGACCGCGTGCACGCCGCCGTCTCGTCCAGCGGCACCCTGCTCGCCGTCGCCGACTTCCAGG atTTCTACGGTACGGTAGTTTCAAGTCTGTCGACGTCTGGCGAGGGCTGCGTGGAAGCTATTCAAAGTGCTACAACGGAAATGAGCTCCTTGCTGGGTAGCAGTGGTGGACAGGAGTCGGTGAAGAAGTTATTCGg GATGTGCAGCGGGTTCGACGCGGGCAGCCTGCTCGACGCGGGCAGCCTGTACTGCGTCCTGGCGGACGGCGTGGCAGACGTGGTGCAGGACAACAACAACGACAAGCCGTCCTGGGACTCGTCCAGCACCGACGTCGACGCCATGTGCCGCGTCATGACCAACGCCTCCGTGGGCTCGCCGGCGCAGCGCTACTCCGCGCTCACCGCGCTCACCACGGGCTCCGGCGAGGACGACTGCGCGGACTACTCCTACAGGAGCACGGTGGACTACGTCCTCGACACCGCCTGGGGGGGCGCCGGCGACGGGG ACCGCCAGTGGATGTACCAGACGTGCACCGAGTTCGGCTTCTTCGGGACGTCTTCTCTGGCGCCACATGTTTTTGGCGACAAATTTCCTTTGGAGTACTTCGTCCAGCAGTGCTCAGACGTGTTCGGCTCCAG GTTCAACGCCACTTCACTGAACGCGGGAGTGAAGCGTACCAACAAGATCTACGGGGGACGGTCCATCCAAGTTTCCAATGTCGTGTTTGTTCAAGGATCCATCGATCCATGGCACACACTAGGAATTACTCACAGCAATTCAAATTCAAGTCCTGCCATATTCATAAAAG ATACGTCGCACTGCGCAGACATGTTAGGCACCTCCTCCACAGACCTGCCTCAGCTGACTGCGGCGCGCGCTCAGATCCGCGGGTACCTCAGGCAGTGGCTGAGCGCCTAG